In Lycium ferocissimum isolate CSIRO_LF1 chromosome 7, AGI_CSIRO_Lferr_CH_V1, whole genome shotgun sequence, the sequence AGTTCAACTACATGGATtgtgatattctggtgtatggTGGTTACATATGTATCACACTGAAAAAAgtgttgttgacacccaattttgtccctcctttatttcaatttatttaaaatttgtttaaatttattaacaatctaaatattttattttcaccactatttttattttgctattattaatatcattactttcattttcgCTATTTTCACTATCAACATTACGAGCATTACTTTATCATAACTTTAATAGCtcatcatcgtttcattttcggattttgtactcgttaaattaattatactttattaaatctttacttgctacatactaattattaattGTCTTCATTGTACTAGTTGTTAAATTAGAAACCCAAAAGGAATTAAGATTAaaggagaaaaggccataaaatttcagccaaaaaaaatgGCCCAAACGAAACACCTACTAACCCAAATAATTTAACCAGCCCAACAACACTTTACCCGAGCCGGATCAGCCCACAGTATGGCCCGACCCGATCAGCCCAACATCTTTACCCCTAAAACCCTTCAGCCGCACTTCTTTCATCtccctcctctctctcttcacGCCGCCCCTTCCCCTTTCTCCTCTTCATCCCTCTCTCCACCTTCTCTCATCCCATTTTTAGGCAAAACCTTGACCAACTTTCACAATGGCAGATCTGTGCCACCCCATTTCGTGCAAATATTCCCTCTCTCTCTTGCCCTTCGTCACTCTCCCTCACCATTTTTGGGTACAAAACAATCTCCTTTAACCAAGCACAGTTCTGTCGTTCCACTTCAATGCAAAATTTATCCTCACGCCTTTGTCCTGTCATTGAAATGGAAAAAGATTTCCCATTTTCGCTTCAAGATGCAACagatcttcaaaaaaaaaaacagaatggTCAAACCATTTTCGGAAAGACCGAATCTGAGTCACGTGAACGTTGCTCAGATTTTCAACGGTTCATTTTCGCTTTCAAAAGAAAGAATCAAATTCGAATcccgcccaaaaaaaaaaaagggtgggaaACCTATCTTGATGCTATAAATACAAACGAGCAAGACCGAGTTTGAGgaggccattttttttttttttttgagcgtTTTTAGAGACCCAACTATTTTCaaaacttgttttctttttccggTGAACTTTAGCCACGACAAAGGGTTCGTTCGAGTTCGAGCGTAAATCCGTGACGTCGACGCCCCACTTCACTGTACCCACAAAAGGTCGGTAAATCTCCCTTCGTTATCTGTTTATTAGTAGCTTATGTACTTTCCTATTtgtttcatatgttgatgtgttTCATTTGTTCGATAGTTAGCTGTTaggttggtttgatgtttgtTAATGTTAATAGATAACTGTGCTAGTTTCTGCTTAGATTCGGCTTGTATAGGCTCATATATGTTTAGCATATAAATTAGTTGGTTAGCTTAGCCTTAATGTGTGTTGATATGTGTCTATTTGAATGTCAGATTCAAAGGGATAATTTGTTGGCATGAATGTGGCAATATTTGAACACCTCCTAGTTGATATCCGAATCGTTGTTTAGCTGCTTACCCTCTTAGTAAAATGACACTTGGTTATAGAAACTTAATAATAACGGCTTGACTACTCTCGAATGATATTACTTAACTTTGTTTGAACACCAGTATATACGTGTGATAATTTAACTATGTCCAATCTTAAAAGATGTGTTAGCCTATCAGTTAAAGCATGAGGTCCTAAGATTGAACTGAGAGTCAACAAATGAAGATTTGTGCAGTTTCTTTAATGATCAACCGAATAAAATAAACTAGAAATTGGTAACAAGAACTTTATAGACCTTGTATAGGAGTTAAATCTCCGGTAGTTCTGGACAGTGTGTACATTAAACATGAGTTTGTAGAATGAGATTTCTTTCAAAGTTGCTCTCTCTCTGTTCAACTATCtaagaatatgaatgaaatggCTTAGTTAAATGTGCAGTTGGCAGGATTTATAATGGAACAATAGTGCTAGTAAaagtttgatgtgtttgttTTTGTCTGAAAGGACCATGTTTGTAAAAATTGTCCTGATTTGGCTCATGCGCGGGAAGCGGGTGACTGTtgtctccatattcatgacacGAAATGCTTCGTGTTCCGTTTGTTTTGCCTCTGCAAGTGATTAAAATGAAGTATCGATCTAAGTATTATCATAGGCTATAAAAACTGGCAGTTATTTCGATACATTGAGACTGTTTGTACTGATTGAGACCTGAGATATGTGCCTGCCAATGTCTGTTTGTTACCTGTTCTGTTTTCTTGCAATGACTAAGATTTTGAACGAATGGGTGCCAACTCCCTTTTTGCTTGAAGTGGTTAATGAGATGAGTTACTTATTTTGGCATAAACTTTATGTCTGTAGTTTTGTGCTTTAGCCTCTGTTAGTTTCCACGCTTGATTAATGTGACGTTCCTCTCAATCTGATCGTCATCTTGTATTGACTTATATAATACGTGTTATGGAGTTACATAGTGTTCTTAAAATCCCGGTTATGTGTTgattatttgaaattattttcgtGTCATTCCTTTGTATTGATAATGGCAGATTACCCCTTGCTAATtcattttattccatttttttgcCTGCATGTACTATGGAGCCGAAGAGTCTCAAAAGGAGACTCGACGATATCAGCCTTAGGCGAAGACCCGCATTTCCTCCTCATTCTCTTTCCATCTACTTCTCTCGCCCTCTCCCAACTACATCCgaactgaaatttaaaaaaaaaaaaaaaagggtgaggGAAGTGATGAACAACATTCTGTTACGTTTCATTATAAGTATTTGCTTTGTGTTGGAATGCTATTTTGTTCAGGTGTTTAGAAAAATCTATAGTTGATCCATAATTTCTCACTCGGGTATATTAGCATTTCTCGAACAAAGATAGGATTTGACATTTAGATATGCTAACCTAGCAACCTCAAGGTCGACTATATCCTATTTTCCATCTATTAACTTCATTCTAGCTTGGTCATTTATTAATTGTAACCATTTTCCTTCGAATGATTTCTTATTTGAAATTAATATGGCCGTATGCCTTCTAACGACTTTGAATCAAATTGCTAAATTAATTTAAACTTGTGCACGATATTTTCAAgtctaaaaaatgattttaaacaGAATGATGTCTCTTTAATGCAAAAGCGTTCCGGGAAGCTTTTTTACATCCGTTTgaatattttcatcttttggaatcAAGTATTCTTTTCCCTAGTTATCGACTTCACGCTAATTTCCTATAACTAtctatttttaatttcatattattatattacatATACTTTAAAGGGCTAGTTCGGCACCACATTTTATAACGCCAATTGGATTTATACACAGAGTCAGTCATTGCTTTTCACTTTTAAATACTAAGTCCCCTCTCCTCATCTATAACTAATCAATTATTTTATACATCATCACTTCTATTCTACGAGTCCTATTTTAAATGGAATTACTATATGTCTATAACCTTAGCTACACTTAcaagatattttaaaaaaaaatatttaaaatattacatCTACAgtcttagcctaattaaattttagtccggtcggattaaccattattgatggaacttagaggatgcctaataccttccctctaggttagttgaacccgtacctagaatcttttggtttcgtagactttaaaataaaatcaactttagaaataactttaaataaactttaggtgccctaattcaccgtaaataattaggtggcgactccttaactttaaataaccccggaattacccgggtgttgtaaactattttgaccccggtgaaaatagggtatgacaagTGTCACTCTCTAATTCTTCTGTAAGATTAAGAAATGCATCACGAGATTATTTCCCGTGTTATCTCATACCTAATCGTTAAATTCGGACGTAGAACCGAACCTAGACAAGTCTAATCGCAAGttgactaatttttttcaaaccaagattattaattttattttttatgaatttaattataaatttaacaTATCAATTATTAAGTTAATTAATATTGAAGTGTAATTTGAACCTAAGAgatgtgttttatttttaagttacGTAAAATTACACGACTAGCTTTAATGCCTAAGAAGCTCATTGACAAATCTGGACTATTTCGTATAGTTCAACGGCAAATTCGATCATTTCCCTTATAAGAAGTACAAGTGTTGGAAAAGTTATGTCGTTAGTCAATCTAGTTTAGTAAAGACAGGATAGATCTGACCACAACTATTAAGGGAAAACAAATCTAGACCATTTCACGAAGTTCAAGAtcaaatttaacttttttttctttttcaaaagcaCCGTGACGAGGAGTTCATATTGACTTGTCACGTTGCTGAGCCAAACATAGATAGGTTGAGTCAATAAAATTAGGGATtgcaaaaaaagaagacaagattattttggatGTAAAATAATGTTGTTTTGATAGTAACACCCCATAATTGAAAAATGCAGTAAGATGTTTGCTACCGTAAGTGATCAAGGGATAGTAACTCATGTTACGAAAGTAAACTTTGCGCAGAGTTCTACTATTATTAACGAATGACTAAGTAACTTCTTATTTCATGTTTCTTCGATTTTTTGACTGAAGTAATCCattatttaaatcaattaaCGGAAATAATatagttttttgaaaattttcaaaactagAATAAACGTATTTCACAGTAACGTTTTAggtattattttattcaaaaattctAACGGGTAAAACGAACGGTTGATGGAGTAAACGGAGGGTATAAAACGTTACTACTAGAAACCTTTTTGTAATTCGTTTCTCAGAGTAACGTTTCACAGTAACGTTTTAGGCCTAAAACGTTACTCTGAGTAACGACTCTATAGCGAAATTACACTTAACGCTAAAATCCTTCTTGTTGGGCTAAACGGtctaaagatactcttaacatgatgtgatattgtccgctttgggccaagcccgcacggttttccccaaaaggcctcacatcattaagagtatccaactccttataagtagatctcatttttctttccagctaccaatgtggtactttgttcgcacacctaacaatctccccctcgaactaagttccacgtGGCTCATTATCATACCACAGGTCAGAGATTCAACATTCGTGTGCCACTCACACGTCGTAGTATTTACGGTCACCGAAGCCCAAAGGCTGTGAATGCGTCTTCAAAGCTATGGATAAAGGTCGTAAACCGGCCCATAAATGGCCAAAGGCACTAAGCCGGGCCCCACGCCACACTCCGCCATCTTCATACCCGTCCAgccaaaccattggctctgataccagttgttgggctaaaacggtccaaagatactcttaacatgatgtgatattgtccgctttgggccaaacccgcacggttttccccaaaaggcctctatcattaagagtattcaactccttataagtagctcatttttctttccagctaccaatgtggtactttgttcgcacacccaacactTCTGATTTGAGATTTTCTCAAACTTCTGCCGATATGGAAGACATTTTATGTTAAAATCAAaagtatatgaatatattttttcaGAGAAGCTGTCACTATCATGCCGGTGAGACCCAAATACTAATTATAACGGGTAgcaaatgaatgaaaatgaagaagcaTAAAAGATCATCAAAAACTACATAAACACGTTGCAGAAAATGTGCTATTTGCTTGTACCTTTCATTAGATAACTACCTTTCACCAGAAAATGTGCTATTTGCTTATGTATGTCTACAGTCTACTTAGATTAGTATCTCAATTAACAGCAAACAATACCATTCATGTTGGACTGGTCTAAAGAAGGGAACGATGGAATTAAAGGTTGCCAATTCTAAACTGATGAAAGGTACAAACAAACAGCACATTTTTTGCAATGTGTTTATGTAGTTTCTGATGAACTTTTATGtttcttcaatttcattcattttctacccATTATAATTAGTATTTGGGTCCCACCGGCATGATAATGACAGCttctttgaaaaaatatattttatttttaacataaaatatCTTCCATATCGGCAGAAGCTTGAGAAAATCTCAAATCAGAAGGATTTTAGCAATAAGTGTAATTTTGCCATAGAGTCGTTACTCAGTGTAACGTATTAAGAAAACGTTACTGGTAGTAACATTTTATGCCCTCCGTTTACTCCATCAACCGTTAGTTTTGTTCGTCagaatttttgaataaaataatgccTAAAACATTACTGTGAAATACGTTTATTctagttttgaaaattttaaaaaaactgtATTATTTCCGTTAATTAGTTTAAATAATGGATTACTTCGGTCAAAAATTCTGTTTCTTCATTATAGGCattgatttatttttcttaGGTGGCTCATTTTGCAAGAGTTTTTTAGTTTAACGTTTCTGCTAGCAGGAAACTTTGTAGATATTCCAATATCCAAATATGTACTTTCTTCATATAACTCGTACTTAATTCCAAAGTATATTCAAATCTTTAGTATATAAGTACAAAAAATAGTAATTTGCGTCTTTGACATGCATTACCCGTTCCGAACCTAGCATGAAATTCCCTTGTTTGGTCGGTGAGATAAGGATAATAATCTCCGGATAAAATGTGGAATTATTTTATCATGTGCTTGGTTATGAGTATTAATTAGTTTCAGGATTATTTTATCTGACATTTATACTAAAATGATGGAATTATTTATCCCATATaaaagatggaataactaatcccatgGGATATCCCTAACTCATGGAATGTCCTTGTATATCCTATCTCACCAACTAAACGAGGCTACATATTTTACTCTCGCTaggtttttctttttgaaatgtCACATGCAATTACTTGGCTGTTAAACAAGTGGGAATAAACGGATATGAGATTTCTCCAAATTAGTTATTTAGGTAGTGGAATTGCAGCTATTCACTAAATATGAAATATAGAGAGGTCCTGTAGATCCCTAATGAGGCTGCCCTGAAATCCAGGGCATATTTTGACCTAAAATGAACAATAATTGCGGATACTATAGCTTTTCATAATGTGGTGCTTTAATTTTAAGCATTCCCCAGTCAACATGCAATTAGGACATCCATCACCCCATACCATAGGTAAAACAGAGAGAAATcaatttattcatttatttattttttttctttagttttgGAGTTTACTAGCTCAACTAACACAAATTTGTATCGAGTAGGCTCATCAAGGGCGGAGGAATCACAACCATCTTTACCACAGAGTCCTAGATGATCGCATAAAGGAGATGATAAAATATGGACAGACAGCAAGTTGATTACTATCGCCATCTTAATTATTTGAGTCCCGAAATGAGTTGAAACTGGGTGCTAGACCATCCAAAAAGTTGTTTCTCTGAAAGCAAGATAAAGACTAGACCTCTATATAATAACAAAGAAGGGACAGAACCAAGTACAGGAAACCATTATATATGAGTGAGGGAATCATCATGTGGCCATATATGTAGGCCAATATGAAGGCTAAAATTTCAACAATCATCTTCATCATGTGGCTCTAAGTGCAACATCATGATCTGGAaatccaaaaatcaaattacATAGTACTCTCATATTGCAGCCTCAAAattcttaagaaaaaaattccatttCTCTGTTTCTTGTTTCTTCTTAGTTCTTTCTTTCTGTGATAATGGAAGATAACCATAGCCACCATCATTCGGAATCTCAAAGTCATAAAAGCCACCAGCACAATGACATGATCCCTTCAACATCCATTCTCTTGATAATCATTCCAGTCATAATTATAATCTTGCTTATTGCAATATCTCTTCTCATCGTGATGCTTAAGCGCATACAATCTGCCAAACACAACACGATTAATAGTTCAAAAAGCACAAGTCATGTCATCAACAACAGCAATTGTATGTTCATTGCTCACAGCACCATCAACATCCATTCCAGCCCAGGTAAGAAAAAATCACATTCTAAACTTTATACCATGCATTCAGAGCTTTTTTTTCTATCTGGATTTAAGAACATCTTTTAACTTCCTTCAAGTAGAAATATTTACATGTAGAGGTTGATGCAATCATGCAATGTACAATCAACGGGTTCAACTGAACCGAGTTACATAAAGCATATCTATTAAAAAATCACTAAATTTCAATAGCTAttagaatttaaattatttattgcAAAAGCACATTAGGTTCTGTTGCAAGAACATAAAAGTTAAACTTGgagtattaattttgtttacaTATTGGCAAGACTAACTTCTTCAAGTACATTTTCACATACTGGCAAATGTTTCAAGATTAGGTATCACCCCAAAGTACTAATGCATTTATAAGCATTGTTTAAATATGGAGCACCAATCCTcaccccaacacacacacattattattatttttatttatttttttggatgattttttGGGTACATGACAATGTGATGGGCAGAAGTAAAAGGTGGATGTTTGCACGGACAGGGAGGAAGTTCATCAGGAAGGATGCCACAATCTAAATTGAGAGGAGTTCAAGTATTTACATACAAGCAGCTGGAGATGGCTACCGACAATTTTAGTGAGGCAAATTTAATTGGAAATGGAGGTTATGGGGTTGTCTACAGAGGAATCCTTACTGATGGGACTGTGGCTGCAATTAAACTTCTGCAGAGGGAAGGCAAGCAATGGGAACGTTCTTTTAGATTAGAGGTCTGTCACCACTTCATTTATTGCCCCTCTGATTTCCCTTTCTTTATCCACTTGCATTGTTTTCTTCTGTTTTTCTCTTCACTGTTTTCAATTCACACATTAAtacaagttcttttttttatttattcgttgtgttttgtgtgtgtgtttttgtttgtttggggggcgggggggggggggggtgaaggtgtgcaaatttcttctcttttgtgtTAGGGTGTGGAaatcaaatatatacacataataaCTAAGAGCACATTTGGATTAGCTGGAAAAAAAGTGTCTTTTAAGTATGAgtgcttaaagtactttttaagtgctgaaagttattttataaataagcagttacgtgtttggataaaagggCTTAAAGAGTTTTTAGAAGTAAGAGTAATATTAcaattaacagaaaatataaggaataaaagggtaaaattgtTGGTCAAACCGAAATGgattttaagccaaaaaaaaaaaaaaaaaaagttgaggaGCGAACTTCgattttgcttattttaagactttttaacttaatttaaattgttttattttaccaaatacctaaataagttaaaaatggcttatgtttggtttgaccaacttataagccaatccaaacgggctctaacaTTTAACCTATGTAATATCCGGCGAAGGGCGATCCGCCCattggcggggggggggggggggggtggtgtaCAAAACTGTAGTTACTTGCAAATATTATTGACTTACGTGAATTTTTTTATTCCAAAAGGTGTTGACTTTGTTCCTTCTTTATCCAAAATCAGTTATCCTTGGAAAAGGCAATATTAAAAGGCCCTAGGATAACATGCTCACCATATACACACATGTGATGGTACGTTGGCAGCTTCCAGAGTGATTAAAGCATTTCAGGAATGTCAATTGTCAAGCCATTAGAACCATGTTTGTCACAGCCAGTGTCTAATATATCACATGTGAATAAACCAAATTACAATCATGTAAATTATAATTAAAGGATAACATCATTTTAGTTTTCtcattcaaattttaattttgcaaTATTGGATTGAGACAGGCTTATAATAAGGAGTTGTATGGCAATTTGTTCTGTGTTTTTGGCAGGTGGATTTATTAAGTCGCTTACACTCTCCTTACCTGGTTGAACTTCTTGGCTACTGCGCAGACCAACAACACAGGCTCCTAATATTTGAGTATATGTCTAACGGTTCACTCCAACAGCATCTACATAAACAATCCAAGAGTTCATTAAACTGGGGAATTAGATTGAGAATAGCCCTTGATTGTGCTAGAGCATTGGAGTATTTGCATGAGCACACAACCCCATCAGTCATCCATAGAGGCTTCAAGTGCAGTAATGTTCTACTTGATCAAGATTTCAGAGCTAAGGTATCTGATTTTGGTTTAGCGAAAATTGGCTCGGACAAACTGAACGGTCTGATCTCAACGCGAGTATTAGGGACCACAGGATATTTGGCCCCCGAGTGAGTATAGTATAGTACTCCAATCATCTGTCAATTTATATCTCCTTATCATAAACCATATTACTTGCTCAATGAATGAGAAAATTACAAGACAATCTTGCACATGGGGAGGTTTCAGTTTCTATCTTAGCACATTGTCACTTTCTGTTATTTTTTCAAATCTTACAACTGACActaacatatttttctaaaatgtGGTCCTCCACAGCTCAGTTGTTCCAACCTATAGCTAACGTCTTTAGATTTTGTGACGACCATTAACCGACTAATATTTCTTAAAACAGGTATGCTTCAACTGGCAAACTTACAACAAAATCAGATGTATACAGCTATGGTGTGGTTCTTCTAGAGCTATTGACAGGCCGTGTACCAATCGATACAAACCGGCCTCCTGGAGAACACGTGCTTGTCTCATGGGTCAGTAACTAATAATCCTACACAAATCCATACATTCACTGTTCATGTATTTTAACCGATTGTAGCACGTAACCTACCTTATTTTCTAGGTTGCTAATCTCATTTACTTTGGACGATTACCTGACCTGATAGTGTAGCAGTTTAAAAGTTAATCTATAATCTCAACAGTGAAATTATTACAAAATCCAGGCGTTTAAATGAAACAATGCCTAAACTCCTTTCCTCTGTTATTTTTAGGCTCTTCCAAGATTGACAAACAGAGAAAAAGTAGTTGAAATGGTAGATCCAACATTAGAAGGCCAGTACACCAAGAAAGATCTAATCCAGGTGAAGATACATTGTATTACTTTTTATCCTCATTGTTTTAATTAATACTACACATAAATTACAATCTAATTGTGTTTCTGATCTGGTACTGTGTTTAATTTGTAAAACAGGTAGCAGCTATAGGAGCAATGTGTGTGCAAACAGAAGCAGATTATCGTCCGTTAATGACGGATGTTGTGCAATCCTTAGTACCTCTTGTGAAGACATACTCTTCTTCATGTCCTTCCAATTCCTTCAGGTCTTAGGATGGAGCTACTATTCAGAAGATGAAGAGGTTATTTGATCACATATTGGACAATGTCCATCTGTAACATACTTTTAATGCGACAAAGCTTATGTATTCAAATAGTAACACCCTAAACTTTAGACCGTTTAGAAATGCTTCATTGTCTATTGAATGATAAGTAACGCGATAGGTATAATTCAGCGAGGCGCACGTGATGGGCTGGGGATGACATGAGTTGGAGTCATGATCGAATATAACGTTTGCATGATGAGTTTGGTTAAGAATAAAGGTGCTTTGCTATCGGCTATAACTTTTAACATGATGGTAAGCGCTTCACCATAACAAAAACCCCAAGACCAGCTGATCCTTGTCCATGTTCTGGCAGCGAAAAACAGggtcagtaaaagaattcaacATAATAAAGCTCACTTTCATTGACCAAACTCACGGCCAGGTTGGCCATagataattttcacttttttctaaaaatttattaCGGTATCATGTCTGAACATAGAATCATTATAATTTTTCGGAATTCAACTTAGCTCAAATAAATGTTTTCACATTTCTCACTCCAAATCACTTATAAAAATTCAACAATTTTCCAAGTTGTATTCATTTCCAAATACAACTCCAATTTTCAAAAtaccatttttcaactttttttcaaatactacttttgtaaaatttcatagtttttatgtccaaacgcccacttaatatcataaaagttCTGTATTACTACTATTGCAAACTCTGCATAACTACTTACAACACTTTTGATTTTAATATAACAATCTTGCGAATAGAATGTGaaataattaaacataaaactcGTATCACTAATGTGTATGTAGACCAGGGAGAAGAAATCATCAGTTTCATATTCCTATGGTCCGGACCCGCAATCATGGAAAGATTGACACAGGTTTCTTGATTTACagtatacaaaaagaaaaatcaatgaCTGGCAAAATCAAACACAATGTTTGACCATGACCCCAATAGCAGTAGACATTCATAAAGTAGGCAACAAAAAAGAGTATAGTAGTATAGTACCATGGTTCAGAAAATCTGAAAGTTAATTATTACTCCTGGTTTTAATCCAGGGTGTTCATGTACTTGAGCACTGTAGCACAAGTACGGATAGCAGCTATTGTGACAATCATCACACTGTTCTTAAACAGTAACGACTAACAACCATTTGGTACCAAACTGCAACTAGATTTAACCCTTATAGCACAGGCAAGGAGAATATTAGAACAGAAGATATTATCATGTCTGCTTTTTATCCATATTCTCAATGTGATTAAATTAATATATGCCCCCTTCATCTGACAGGTGTATTTCTTTGAGTTGGAAAGAAAACTCAAATGCAGCATTACAGTAGGGACTCAATAATTGTTCCAATAATTGTATAAGGTACACAAAtaccttttatttttcatccacTGAAAAATCTACACCATTCAATATAATTCTAggaatttttgaccaaaatggtGTCCTTCTATTGACAAATCCAATAAATGGGTTTATCAGAATTTTTATGACCAAAGTGGTGAAAACGCACTAGTCGTAAGTACCTTCAGTACCCTATTTTCACGTCTAAAAACAGACGGCCCATTAAATATATTTACACTCGGGTGCTCTGTGATTCATGAGCCTTCCATGGATATTTCAAACTTTTGGGAAAGGCTCATCCACCTTAGAGAACCTTcagtgaaaattttaaaaatcagaGAATCTGAAAAGGCAAAATTTTCTACCCCGATATGATAACTGATAAGTGAGATAGCCTTTCCAGACCTAAAGGCTCATACATCCGAGAGAGCCTTCAACATTATTTTCTGATTCCTCTATATATGGAGCCGAATACATTATCATGTATTCATCATTTAATTCACAATCTTGAATGCTCACCAATctgaatttggagaaaaaaaaggttaTGGA encodes:
- the LOC132063525 gene encoding probable serine/threonine-protein kinase PBL7; amino-acid sequence: MEDNHSHHHSESQSHKSHQHNDMIPSTSILLIIIPVIIIILLIAISLLIVMLKRIQSAKHNTINSSKSTSHVINNSNCMFIAHSTINIHSSPEVKGGCLHGQGGSSSGRMPQSKLRGVQVFTYKQLEMATDNFSEANLIGNGGYGVVYRGILTDGTVAAIKLLQREGKQWERSFRLEVDLLSRLHSPYLVELLGYCADQQHRLLIFEYMSNGSLQQHLHKQSKSSLNWGIRLRIALDCARALEYLHEHTTPSVIHRGFKCSNVLLDQDFRAKVSDFGLAKIGSDKLNGLISTRVLGTTGYLAPEYASTGKLTTKSDVYSYGVVLLELLTGRVPIDTNRPPGEHVLVSWALPRLTNREKVVEMVDPTLEGQYTKKDLIQVAAIGAMCVQTEADYRPLMTDVVQSLVPLVKTYSSSCPSNSFRS